The window GGCTGGCCCGAGCTTGGCCTGCAGGTGGACATCCGCTGCTTCCAGCAGGACCCGAGCGTGGCCTCCAGCCTGAAATTCCTGCGGCGCACGCCATGGGCGCGCACCAAGGTGGAGAGCCTCTACCAGTTCATGCTGCGCGAGCAGCAGCGCGCGCGGGTGCGTCCCACGG of the Sandaracinaceae bacterium genome contains:
- a CDS encoding DUF2132 domain-containing protein, which gives rise to MSDEQPKNKLHGVTLERMVTELVAHYGWPELGLQVDIRCFQQDPSVASSLKFLRRTPWARTKVESLYQFMLREQQRARVRPTE